The segment GGTCGTGATCGGCTGGCGCCCCGCGAAGCCGGCGTCCATATCGTGCCAATGCGACACGGTCGGCTCGCCTAACTTCCAGCAAAGATAGACCGACTTGCCATTGATGACCGCCGGGAAGTCGACCAGACCTTCCGGGCCGCTCTTCGGTTCGACGCCCAGATCGCGAAGTTCTTCAACGTAGCTCTGCAGCCGTTCCGAATCGCTTTGCAATTCGTCCTTCACCAACCGCAATTCTTCCGCATAAACGCGCGGCGCATTGTCATAGTTGGCCCGACGCTCCAGGTCGACGATCCGTTCGCGGCGCGAGATCACGTCGCGCGAGAGTTCAACGATATCCGCCACGATCGCCGACACAAGCGGCAACATCGCGTTCGCCTGGGCAACCGTGAATACGCGAACCGACGGAGCGGAGGATGAAGTCATCGAAAAACCCGATCGCTGTTCAAGACAAGACTGACTTACCCAAGTCTAAGCCTCG is part of the Blastopirellula sediminis genome and harbors:
- a CDS encoding DUF2203 domain-containing protein, producing MTSSSAPSVRVFTVAQANAMLPLVSAIVADIVELSRDVISRRERIVDLERRANYDNAPRVYAEELRLVKDELQSDSERLQSYVEELRDLGVEPKSGPEGLVDFPAVINGKSVYLCWKLGEPTVSHWHDMDAGFAGRQPITTDCVVEN